The DNA window TAGCCACGCCAAGGGCGTCCAAGGACGGTACGAGCAGATTGCGCAGGAAGATCGCTGCGCACCGCGCACGCGTGTCGATATCCCTGCAAGCCTGCGTATGTCGGGCTCTCGTCGCTTCGAGACCGTGGTGCACGATCTCTCGCTGGCCGGCTTCTCGGCCGCCGCGGTGAGCCGGGTCCATCCCGGCACCGTGTGCTGGCTCACGCTACCGGGGCTCGAATCGCTCCAAGGGGAAGTCGTGTGGTGGCGCGATTGCCTGGTCGGCTGCGCGTTCGATCAGCTCTTGAGCTCGATCGTCCACGACAACATCATCTCGCGCTACACTTCGCGCGCATAAGGCGCGCATAAGCGGTCGCCCCCGCGCAAGGCAGGGGCGACGGCCTTACTTTGCAGCGCCTGCGGCGATCTGCGCCATCAGCTTCGCGCGTGCAGCCTTGGGTTCGTTGCCGGTCGCCTGCGACCAGTTCGAGACGATCGCGACCACCAGGTCCTGTTCCGGCACCAGCGTAATCGACTGGCCGAAAATGCCCTGCGCGCCGTAGCCGTTGGGATAGACCCACCACTGATAGCCATATCCGTAGCCGCCGCCGAACTCGGTCGCCGGCGTCG is part of the Alteriqipengyuania halimionae genome and encodes:
- a CDS encoding PilZ domain-containing protein — encoded protein: MIDSHAKGVQGRYEQIAQEDRCAPRTRVDIPASLRMSGSRRFETVVHDLSLAGFSAAAVSRVHPGTVCWLTLPGLESLQGEVVWWRDCLVGCAFDQLLSSIVHDNIISRYTSRA